A window of Dysidea avara chromosome 1, odDysAvar1.4, whole genome shotgun sequence genomic DNA:
GCATATTCAGAAATTCTTATGTTTTCCAAACATTGCTCCCCATAAGTTTCTGGCATTTGTGATCAGATTTACAAAAAGGTACTTTTTCATACTCAAAATTCTACCCATTTCTGAACCTTGAAGCTTCATAATAGGGCTGGAAGATAATTTAGATAAACAGATAATCTAGATACCTATTGTAAATTAGATAAAGACTTTCATTATCGAGATGATAGTAAATCTCTGCAATCTAGTATATatcaaccacagtcagatgAAAAACTTTTGGAAAGGTATCAAATTAAATGAGGAACAGGTAAAACTTATGACTTGACGAGGACTTTACGTCAACAAATATGTAAAACTGTGCTTACAAAAGTACATTATTATATCGATATTCAAGATAAGATGGTTGTCAGTTATCGAGGTCGAGATGTAGCCttacttcataacttttttattttccatgagtgcagctaaAGTGTTTAGCTgaattttgaaactaagagcaagttaatcagcatAAGgaatcaagtgttacatcattttgcttGCTGGCATGtacaatgtgtggaaaaggaaCCTTtcacaaattcagtcacaatttatAGTTACACACATATATGTATAATGTAAAACTTCAAAAGGCAAAAAATACTTTCCTTCAACCTCACATACAGTATTTATATAAAACATGCAATAACAATAATTTTATAATGCAACCGTATTAACCTCTGTGCTATCAAAATAGATGAAGCACTTACTCAATAGCTATTAATTCTTAGGGTAGTAACGTTTCTTAGGACAAAAAGTGCACTAAGTTTGAATGAGACAAATGCTAACTTTAACTACAAACATTAATGGGTGAGCAAGCCACAGAAGTTTTTGCTACACAATATGGTTACTTACATGGATTATTCTCATTGCGGAGTTGCTGAATAttctcatcatcttcatcaaaaACTATCACACTTCCACCATGAGCCCAGGCATCATGAACCTGCTTCAGTGTATCCATTCTCTTCATGAATTCATCCATTCCTACTTCTGCTGCAAGAGAGGGTAATTTGTCAACAATTGCTTTGGCTTTCTGAAATTTCTGATGCTGGGTAAGTGTGCTACGACTAGTCCCCTGAACAGTATCACCAGAACTTCTATAGCTAACCTGCAGGTGCATTAGGTATAGTACATGGTGTACATACCTCATACGAGCAATCTTGAACTGTTGAACTTTTGTTTTTGAAAATCTCCTTCAAGTAAGACAGCTTCCATCTATTGGCAACACCAACTTCAGAATACAGAGGTGACTTCTGCAAATCACGCACCGCAAATATGTGACGACAAGGCAGTTTCATAGTGTTAGCAAATGCACATTGGCAAGAGCTAGAAGTCACTGATAAAGTACCTATGAAAAGCAAACTAACAATAATTGATGAAGCAATATTAATACCTTCACTGGAAGAAACTGTATAGAAATCATTTTGCTGAGTTAAAATGTTGACTTTTTTCCGCAATGTTTGTTGTTTCAAAACAAATTGGTAAGCATACGGTGTAACTAAGTTCACAAATTCATCTTGATCAGACTCAAAGACAACTGGCTTCTTCACCAATGCCATAACTGTGCCATGGTCCCATTCATTCCGTAACACAGATAGCACTGAAAAAAACTGGTCAAAAAATTGTGAGAGGCTAGCAAATTTTGAGCAGACACTCTTTACTTTGCTGTTGATTGATTCCAACCTGTTGTTGGTTCTTTCACCAAAGGTAACACAAGCTGACTTAAAACATTCTACCCACTCGTGCTTGATAACATTCCAGTTAGCATTATAGTAGTTGACAACAGATTTAGGAGCAGTTTCTAGCAAAGTGGCATAATGCTTTTCATACTCTTCTTCTGAACGAGAATACCCAACTTTGTTATGATCTCTAAAGAGTAATCCCTTTCTCCAGGAGTTTATCAGCTGTCACTTCCCTCCGAAATGACCTTAAAGCATGAAACAAGCATATCTGTAATTGTACTCCTGGAAATTGCTCCTCAAACACAGTTCTCACTGTAAAATCTTTGTCCGTAACTACAACACCCACTTTGCACCATGATGGGTTAACAGATTTGAAAGCCTTTACCCTGTTGGTGATGGCTTCCTTGGTTTCAAGTGATGTAAGGAACAGTGAAACTATTTCGCTTTGTCCATTGCTGTCAATCACTAACATTAAGTACAGTGGCATCCGAAATTCATTAAGTTTATAAGTAGCATAAAAAAAGACTTCTGGGAAACAATTGAAATTGTATTTCACCATGGCATCTTGGAAAACAGCCCTGTAAATACTTTCTTTTCATCAACAAATACATCCACAGCTGACCCTAAATTTAGGATAAATTGTTACACtattatataatataaacacatctttacatgtacaataagtTACAGCACACATCTAAACATCTTTCGAtttaattgcactgtaaaactAAAACAGCAAAAATAAATATACCTTCAAGCTTCCTTAAACGGCTAACTAAACCATCCAAATCATTCCCGGAACTACTTGAATTCAGTTCTCTTTGTACATTTGAAATGTCTTTAAGAGTGACAACTTTTCCAGAGCTGCTTAAGTGCTGTTGCAATAGTTTCTTGTTCACTTTCATCCCAAAAAACACttttgcttcatctttttcggTACTGTTTAACTGCCTTTGCCTTGGTAAATGGCTGTACATCTCCTATTAGTAAAAAATGGattatcattataattatttcatttAATAGCTGTAATTATCCACATCAAACTCATATTTACCATGCAAAGTGGTTTAGAATACACAGCACACTATTTCATAGGCTTTCAAGGCCAGTTTTAACAATATGTTTGTAATTCAATTTACTATACAAATAAATAATGTGCAGGCAAACCAAAGGTTACAAAAGTATATAGTATCAACAACTccaataccgtatagagggaaatttCGACAAATTTGGTGATTTAGCCAAATCCGCCATTTACTCATAGCGTCTCAGATTAGcttctttatagctaaacattgcatgagcttgaatttgccaaagtttttatttcaccaaatgcaatttaACTAAAGTTtacccctgccaaagtttctctCTATACAGTAGATTATGCATTAGTGCTGTCATACACAACCAACACAATCAACATCAGTTACAACCTTATTGACATCATGATTGTGATTCATATTGACATGAGACACTGTGAGCTGCTGGCAATCTTCTGTCAAGCAAAGTTTCACTGAAGCTGGGCAGCCTTGCTTGATTGTCCTGCAAAGCAGAACATAAAATAGTATACATGGTATATAAACTGTTAGAAATTGCAGTCGGCCATGGGTTGCTGTATTGGGCAAATCATTGGTCGATAGATCATGGGTAGACGGTTCATATGATGAacatattccactgctcattGGAGATGTGTAAGCAATGTCAGTGTTGTAATACTCTTGATATAATAATTAGTTTACTAGTATAATGACAAAACACTGCTCACTTCACTTCATTTTAACTTCTCAACTGTACTCACCGTTTCAGATTTACggatttagctagctagctagctagctatggcgGTCATATTAAACTTATGCATACAGTACGTAGTCTATATAGTCCACTATCTGGTGCTGCACAAGTAGCTACATCATTTTCCATGGATAGGTATGTGTTTGAGGAGTCTGGATTTTACTGACTTAACTGATACAGCCTGAGTAAGTTAACTTGGCAAGCTAGCACTGTTGACAATCTTTATAGAAGCAAATATTCTTAACAGGAAAGCCGGTGAATTGACTCAATTCAGCGGTCTGGGCCTCGGCACACTCTCCTTCCATGAGAATAAAGCCTGAAGAAGGTAAATTATAGAATGATTGTAGGATTACAGTTGTGGTATGGGCTGGCTGTACGTAGTCTCATCCTCTTGACTAAAATTAATGACAAAAAAACAACACTTTTGTGTTTAAAGCTAGGTAGTGGATCTAATCTATGAttacgtagctagctaaatccATAAACAGTGCGTGGACATTTTAGCGATGAAGGTGCAGCATTTGTCattattagtaaaataattactaTATCAAGAGTATTACACAATAATCCAATGAGTAGTAGAATAATATGTTCATCACGTGATCCGTTGATCcaccaaatacagcaacccGTCAGCCATTGGCTATTTTCACAATTAAATTTGGTCATGTACCCTCTGGCCAATGCACAAGACACAAAAACTTGATCAGAGTATAACTGACACTACAGACACTGATGATGGACTCACTTTTGTGTTGGTCTAACACCGGATCCTTCACATTTGTGCTTCTTTCCCCCAAGCACACAAGTTAACACAATGCTGTAATACACAAGCTCTTTATTTGCTTTCTCCACTACCTTAGGCGCCCTGTTAGCTGCAGCTGCCAATGTCCTGGAATCCCTGTGGGCAAGCTGAACGAAATTAATTTTTTCAAACTCTTCAACACGGTTCTTCAAATCTTTATAGGACGAAAAGGTGTCACCAACTTCGAAGGATACCGCCATAGTTCGTCCAAGAACCAACCAAGACTCTTCTGTTTTAATAGTGCGCCTCAACCTGAACGCAAGTGAGCCCTCACGTGTGCAAACAGGAAGTTCCGGACGAATAGCGCAGAAAGGTGGTGTCCGGCTGCAGGACGAATAGCCACTGCGATTGTCGCAACAGAACAACTATCTCGCAAGTCCGCAATCCGcaattccaaatcttccaactattcggatagatcttccagtttgcgtacccacttggatccctcctctcaacgcgctttagatctagcctcagccaaaggggcctccaactggcttaccacccggcccctacaggaacaATGCTTTAcactgcataagtccgcgtttcatgatgccgtggcactacgttatgggtggtctcctcagcggactcctgctcactgtgcatgtgggacttccttttcagtggagcatgctttatcctgtcccaagaGTGGCTTgccttctatccgacacaatgagatcagagatctaactgctaccctgctgactgaagtatgctctcaggtagctgttgaaccagagctccagccggtttcacagcaggactaccctgcttctgccaatatccaagatggtgcccgtcttgacatcgccatgaatggtttttggggtggaagaagtgaaaatgttttgtggatgtgcgggtgttcaaccctctggctgcttctaatgcgtcctcatcactggcctcctgttatcggaggcacgagaacattaagaaacgtgagtatgctcagagaattcgtgagaaggagcatgcctcttttacccacctggtaatgtctgcctctggtggtctggctcatgaggcttctgttttttatcaacgcttggctcgtcaactttcaaataagtgggacgatgattactctgttgtcatggggtggttaaggtgctatCTATCTTcctctctcttgcggtcctccatacaatgcatccgcggagcccgctcatccatcggtcactatgttaagattcccccaattgtggagctgattcgggcagagtctcagtttgccgtagactagtctcgcgtggccagaccgcttttttccccacccaatatacggaaaaaatcggtctggccacgcgagactagccgtagactaagaaagtcccggtttgtccagcacaggccatttatgtgctgggggtggtaggcaagggcagtccatcaagcccgggaaaaaaatcAAATAGGAGTCAAGTAATCACGTGATCCCGAAAGTAGCGAAATTCGTCCCATCCTCAGTAATTCTTCTCGGCGAAGTTTTTCAGCTGTGGTGCCGTGACATTCATTCTACTAACGGTACCCTCGAAGGTTTAATCTAATTTCGTAGAATTATTGTTGTCTGGTGTTTTATTGAAACAGCGGTGCGTGCCATTTGGAATAAAATGTCTAAAACTGTCGCTATCAAGCGCAAGGAGCAGGCTAGTTCAGTGTCACCAGAAGCTAATAGACCAAAGAAGCAGAATCAGGGAGGTGATACATGTGTTAAGTGTAAGATTATAATTAATTATGATGAGGAATGCAGTATTCAGTGCCAGTGGTGCCAATCATGGGTGCACAGTAAGTGTGCCAATTTGAAAGATGATGAGTGTGATATCCTACGTAAGTCTAGCATCAACCTTGTGTTTTTCTGTTGTACTTGTGCACCAAATTTGGATGAAGCTTTAGAATACTTCGATGACAACAAGACCAACCCACCTGCAAGGGATAGTCTACTAGCACCTGGAAAGCAAAGTCAGCTTGAAAACCAACTAGCAGTGGTTGAGTCAAAACTGAATGAAATTAAAGAAGAACTGTATCTACAATTGCAACTGTCAAAGTGTCGTTCAATGTTTAGTTCCCCTGATGCCAGCTCTAGTAAACCACTCCCACTTATTGAAAACACTGTTGTGACTGCGTTAAATGAAGAAAGAGAGAGGGAGAAAAGTCAACTCAGCCTGATCGTGCATAACCTAGCTGAATCCAATGCTAGTGAAGGTGAAACTCGAAAGATCGATGATATCAAACATGTTACAGATATTTTTAATTACTTTGGGGCTAAGACCAGTGTGACCAAAGCTATATTAGGCTTGGAAAGAAGTCAGGAAAGCCAAGATTACTGAAAATAACTGTAGACAGTGTTGAGTCCAAGGCCTTTATTCTACGTAATTGCACAAATCTTCGAAAGGCTGATCCATCCAGCCAGTACAATAAAATTTACATTACCCCTGATCTAACTCCTTCACAGAGAGAAGCTAACCGCCAGCTATGCTCAAAGCTTAAAGAGATGAATAAGGATCGCAATAGCTACAAAATAAAAAACGGGAGAATAGAGCAGAGGAGGGACTAGATCTCCCTCATGCACTGATAAATAATAACCTAATTCAATTGAAATTGTTTGTAATTAATTTTCAAAGTGTGCTAGCTAAAAGAGCAGAGCTCTCTACCCTGATTCATGAACATCAACCTGACATCATCTTTGGAACTGAAACGTGGCTCTTACCAAACATCAATTCCACAGAATTTTTTCCAACCGGATATACTTTGTTCCGACAAGACCGATCTGATGGATACGGTGGGGTTTTACTGGCTTTTAGAAAAGACTTAAGTGTAATAGAGTACCAAATAACTAACTTGAACCAGTGTGAAATAATTGCCTGTACAGTTGTGAATAACACCTACTCACTAGCACTTTGTAATGCTGTAGCTACTAGACTTTATAGTAGATCATGGCTTCTCTCAAACAGTATTGACCCCAACAAGAAACCAGAACATATTAGATATCTTCCTTACTAATAGACCAACAACTATTACATCATGTGAAGTCATACCAGGTATCAGTGATCACGAAATTGTCTTGATCTTAACTTCAATTACTGTGCCACACCACAAGAACAAAGAAAGAAACATCTTCCTATGGCATAAAGCCAACTTCGACAACATAAGGAATTACATCACAGAGTTTTCCAACACATTCTTACATGTTTATGACCATAGTGACCCAATTGGTATACTATGGAATGAGTATAAAGCACTATGTATAGCTTGTATGGCGATGATGCCACAAAAGAAGTCTATTAAACACCAACTACCTTGGATCACAAACAGCATTAAGAGACTGTCAAGGAAAAAGCAGAGAAAGTACAATTTAGCACGTCGAACAAACACAGATGATAACTGGGCACCCTATCACAACTTGAAGAAACAAGTCCAAAGATTGTGTCGTACCTCACACAATAACTATGTTTCATCCCTTTTAGATTCtcacaataaatgtacaaaaaaaagttttggAGATACATCAAAAGCATGCGTAAAGATCAAGTTTCCATCAATACCCTACAGGTAGATGGTGAATCCTACTCTGACAGTTGCTCTAAAGCAAACGTTCTTAACAATTACTTCTCTTCTTTTTTTATTAAAGATGAACAGTCTCCTCATCCTGACATAAATAGTACACCAGTTCCTAACATCCCACCAATAACAGTTGAAGTAGATGGAGTGTATAATCTTTTAGTCAATCTGGGCCCTCACAAAGCAACAAGTCCGGACAACATCCCAACAAAATTACTTAAAGAGACTGCACAGCAAATGGCTCCATTACTTACATTAATTTTTCAAGCATCGCTTAACCAAGGAAAAATACCTTCTGACTGGAAATCAGCTAATGTAGCACCCATACATAAAAAAGGTAAAAGAACAGATCCTTCAAACTACAGACCAATTTCCCTGACTAGTGTTTGCTGCAAGACTCTAGAACACGTCATATACTGTTCTATATTCTCGCATTTAGAAAACCATAAGGTATTAAATGATAGTCAACATGGGTTCCGTGCACGACGATCCTGTGAAACCCAGCTAATTGGTGCCATCACTGACTTCCACCAATGCCTACATGATAGAAAGCACATTAAAGCTCTATTTCTTGATTTTGCTAAAACGTTTGACAAAGTCTCTCATGACAAGCTCTGTCACAAACTATCTCACAATGGAATTAATGGACAACTCCTTTCATGGATTAAAGACTATCTATCTGATCGGTCTCAATCAGTAGTACTTGATGGAATATCTAGCAGACCACATACAGTTACTTCAGGTGTCCCACAAGGGACAGTACTAGCCCCACTGCTATTTCTACTATACATCAATGACAAAACTACCTCTGTAAACAGTACAATCAGACTGTATGCAGACAACGTCCTAATATACAGAGTTATCAATTCAGAAAACGACTGCCTAATCTTACAAAATGATATCAACAAACTAGAACACTGGGCTGACTTATGGTCAATGAAATTCAATCCTACCAAATGTGTGCACTTAACAATAACAAACAAGAGAACTTCCTTTAAACACAGTTATAGCATTTATGACCAACAACTACAACAAGTTTCATCAGCCAAATATCTGGGAGTCACTATtgaggtggggtctattctacagaacggaacggaacggaatgatggactaaaccacggaacggaacactttcacaaattgaagcttgcaacttaccattgctgaaactgcccttataagttagctgtggcacctccagtgggtgattaaacataagataaaaagaattaacagatcgattgtgggtttttgttggttgtcattagtaatgaagtattattgtgggatgagctgtatcagtgatgttcatccatggttcatctacggaagagaactttatgtgagctgtttttcttatttagactttagaaaacagtctgggccggcctttcaagtcataagtcagtgtacaaataaagcaagcaggaagatactggtaacaggaaagagccagctgaattaaaacttgaagaattctgtgtagtgtgtgtggagcaaatattttggcagaccacaaggagggtatattctgcaaacatcactgaagtgtatccatggagttatttatatattaatagctggtgcagtggactaatgccgtattcaatagtgagctgattttatttgttgcacaattcaaggatgtgtctgactgctagccttgaatcagactaaatgccaaaactccaagatcagccaaatctcaattataagccgcatgtgaaaccatgcccgtagccaccaggcaaacgagATTTGCACCAGTATGTGtttgtaatttcaatgtatctagtcagacctgaaatggaacactcacattaattacataccacctaagaatcctaggatttcttaagtgtaacatttcacatgcttcacttcaaacaaaacaggttaaattttttcatctattttcaagtgactCCCAGTCCaactggtccatgaaattacagtgagatcacatgtatttgttacagtgtggaCTGTCCTGtattggatctactctagagttgagatttcaaggtagactcactgccaatgtactgacactagtactgttgtagcatatttaagtggaggacaaatgaatacagtaatgttagattatttatgtatacaaatttttcataatgaaattgatatcccattttgatttgtacttccactttgcaacatatttaagaacaagaagctaccacacttttaatctccaaccactgtcattaattaaccaagatctcaccagtctgtaattcaccttattgtagtgattttattaattcatctgtatgttttcttcattttcctttgaagctgtaccaagagttcataataaggtggagagtgtctaacttgaatgcattcaccaaacaccctgcttaaagtaacacctcatccttatttcagaacaaaggctttaccttcagcaacactaatcaacagttttctatccccagtaaaggtattgatttgatgaaaggtgaactttaagcagggtgtttgtacaggccatactgagagttagacactctcccccatacaaatattatgaactcatggttgtacagtataggtaaacaaagataatttTCTCTCCcgtcttattctaggatttctattgactaggAAAATTCaaatatttgtatacaggctcaaatttgagaaaatataaagaaagtgaattaatattatacagtcagtttgcttttggatatttaatgtctccaaccgcaacaaaaattcgatgaatccgtgcatctcatcactggtcgcctgaacattctgaaagtgatacctcactcaatcaaccatatattattctgtttattacactgaataaagtcatgatcacctagccttttcatgtgaccagtaactttctagttaatttctctgtggatataatcctctgaaactgaagaaattgagtggtcttctaaactatttatcttgtcaagataagcagaaacaactgacatccaatcggttactgtattgtagtaacaaaacttgccttggtcatgcaataaatgaattaaaGAGACCTGCTTAATttatcaggtagtagaacaatcacttaagtaatgttttataataatcctattccattttcctggaggttccactgataaaatgcaatttcagcaatgatagcagctagccaagttgcaagttgattcagaaagcatttcATTCTGGAAAATAGACCCAATCCAGAATTCAattcagtactcaggctgagatatctggcaaTAGTCCACTAAATATATTGTATGAACAtcaatgaatcattgatgttcacacaatatagcctccttgaggtatctgaatgtttgctcctaacacactgcacaaaattcctttagattctgcttagactgagttgattcagcttgtcaccatacttgtttcctttgtagtgtagctatacacatactgatttatgccgattaggaaggctgggcctcagactgtacattctaaagtcaaagtaagtaaaaataactcacatactagtaaaatcAAGTCgctccctacttgatatatccgaagatgaacacactgagtcagctattcccacaaatagtacttcgttactagtgacaaccaacaagaacccacaatcgatccttaaattcgttttatctttcttagggtacgtttgattacctgctggaagtgccactgataacttgtacagcaatggtaagatgctagcttcaatctgagaaagcattccgttccgcagtttagtccatcattccgttccgttccgttccaccccgggtatcactcttttcaccctatttcataaccctacagaacttagaaaaataacggtgaaccaaaaaggcgaaaaaaagtgcaatattgaagagggatcgaacccaggatcccagtgtgatggtccagtgtgctaccgattatgctaccgctgctagctcccttgattcccttcttttgtatcttataaatgtgaataacgaaataagctgtatatagtaagaagaacctaaccctaaaggtgaagaagaaaccaaagctgaactctaaccctaaccctaacgctaacactactagacgcttcccctaaagtctactactcgtggcaactactggacgcttcccctaaagtctactactcgcagcaactactggacgcatcccctaaagtcgactactcgcggcaactactagatgcgtgccctaaagtcgaagagagagagcaacaactacagtaggaagtctggatgcttttgagcttaatattacgtaagggttatgaaaggtggtgaaaagagtaaaactcGTTCCGTTTCGTTccatagaatagaccccacccactATTGACAGCCATGTTACTTGGAAAGATCACATCAATGATATCTGTTCCAAAGCTAACTCTGCAAAGGCGTTTCTACAAAGAAATATGTACCAGTGTCCAAAAGCCATAAAGTCAAATTGCTATAAATCACTAGTCAGGCCAATTCTAGAATATGCTGCACCAGTGTGGTGTCCCTTACTACAATGCCAAACTTATCAAATAAAGAAGATACAACGTAGTATGGCACGCTTTGTAATGAATGACAATTTCGGTATAGCAGTGTCACAAACATGATGAATCATCTTTCTTGGTCCACATTAGCAAGTAGACGAAAttacctaaaactgattttgttCTACAAAATTGAAAAAGAATTTGTGGAAACCACTGTAAACTTACTGCCActaacaatggcggatccaggatggggcatttggggcaaatgccccccccctctcaccttgtggagaagctagccatagctacttccgaataaaatactgaactttgtcaggccaagatcagttttgcTATTAAACTTGTGAAAATATGGTAGAATTTCACTtgaaatcaaagcaaaccagtcaaactagttgtgaaatagttacccagcaccttcgttaattcgtgcgtactaagcgcctctaaaaataattatcgtgttgcagttgtttaagacattcgaAACCTTTTGAACAGCTTTTAAGagttcacaaccatctgcaaagggcAGTGAGACACTATAAAGAGGTGATGGTTtggtgcttcaaaaatgcagaaACTAACTTGTGACAAGAGAATCTACTCAGTTCCCCAactacctacaacttagcctatttgtgcccctccccttgccagctcctggatccgcccctgactaaCCACAGTTACACGAGGACAACCCTGTCGTTACATCGTCCCTCCAATCAGAACTGAGACTTTTTCCGACTCTTTCCTACCCTCCGCTACCAAACTGTGGAATGAGCTACCCGAGCCACTAGTGATGATAGACAACTTGACT
This region includes:
- the LOC136255665 gene encoding uncharacterized protein, with the translated sequence MAVSFEVGDTFSSYKDLKNRVEEFEKINFVQLAHRDSRTLAAAANRAPKVVEKANKELVYYSIVLTCVLGGKKHKCEGSGVRPTQKTIKQGCPASVKLCLTEDCQQLTVSHVNMNHNHDVNKEMYSHLPRQRQLNSTEKDEAKVFFGMKVNKKLLQQHLSSSGKVVTLKDISNVQRELNSSSSGNDLDGLVSRLRKLEGSAVDVFVDEKKVFTGLFSKMPW
- the LOC136255653 gene encoding uncharacterized protein yields the protein MALVKKPVVFESDQDEFVNLVTPYAYQFVLKQQTLRKKVNILTQQNDFYTVSSSEGTLSVTSSSCQCAFANTMKLPCRHIFAVRDLQKSPLYSEVGVANRWKLSYLKEIFKNKSSTVQDCSYEVSYRSSGDTVQGTSRSTLTQHQKFQKAKAIVDKLPSLAAEVGMDEFMKRMDTLKQVHDAWAHGGSVIVFDEDDENIQQLRNENNPSVQISNTVDTCEGHLVPPVSSEVTIDGGEVYQSHDEEERTMMMNFKM